Part of the Roseomonas sp. OT10 genome, AATAAGCTTCAGAGGGCGTCAGCGAATGCTGCGGCCATACCCGCCGAGGAGCATGGCTCCTCGGCGTCTCGACCCCGTCGCAGCCATCCGCGCGGCAGCATTGATCGGGTCCAGGGCCCGCAGGGTCCTGGCGGAGTGGGGGTACGGGGGCGAGGCAGCGCCTTGCCCCCGGGCCACCGGTACCACGCCGGGCAAGCGGACCGGCGCATCCCGTCGTCCGTGTCAGCTGGCCTTCAGGTCGATCAGCGCCAGTCCGCTGGCTGCATCCGGCACCCGGCGCAGGTGGGCGGGTGTTTCCTGCACGATCACTTCCAGTGTCGGGCGGACCACGCCCTTGAACATGTGGCCCCCGACGGTGCTGCCGTCACGCCGTCCCAGTACCGCGTGCAGGTGCAGCGCTGGCTTATTCTGCATGTCGATCCCGATATCGCCGAGCAGCGAGAGGACCTCCGTATCCTCCTCCACGGGGATCTTCTCGTAGTCCTTCTTCTCCCAGAGGTAGAAGGCGAGTTCCGCCGCCTGGAAGGCGCCGATCGCCGTCACCTGGGCGGCGAAGACCTGCTCGCTCTCCGCGAACCGCTTCAGCCCTTCCATCACCTCTTCGCCCTTGTCGAAGACAACGGCGTAGGTGCGCAGGCCATTTGCCTCGTTCAGCAGCTTGCTCCGCATGGCGCTCTCCTCAGCCCCGGCCGGGCAGCAGCGTGCCCACCACCTGCCGCGCGGTGTTGGCGATGACGCTGCCCAGCTCCGGCTCGCCGGCCATCGATTTGGTGAAGCCCAGCGCCTGCTTCAGCGTGACGTGTGGCGGCAGGGGCGGGACGTTCGGGTCCGTCCGCGCCTCCAGCACCACGGGCCGGTCGGCGGCGAAGGCGCGGGCCCAGGCGTCGCCCAGCTTCTCCGGATCGTCCACGCGGATGCCGGTGAGGCCGATGCTCTCAGCGAAGCGCGCATAGTCGAAATCGGGCAGGGATTGTGACGCCTCGAATTTCGGGCTGCCCTCCATCACCCGCTGCTCCCAGGTCACCTGGTTCAGGTCGCGGTTGTTCAGCACCAGCACGACGAGGCGCTGGTCCGGCCAGCGGTCGCGGTACTTGGCGATGGTCAGCAGCTCCGCCAGCCCGTTCATCTGCATCGCGCCGTCGCCGCAGATGGCCAGCACCGGCCGGTCAGGATGGGCGAATTTCGCGCCGATGGCATAGGGCACGCCGGAGCCCATGCTCGCCAGCCCGCCGGAGAGCGAGGCCATCATCCCCCGCCGCAGCTTCACGTCGCGCGCGTACCAGTTGGTGTGGGAGCCGGAATCCCCCGCGATGATGCAGCGGTCGGGCAAGTGCTTCGACAGCTCGTGGAAGACGCGCTGCGGGTTGATGGGATCGGCCGGCTGCATGGCGCGGGATTCCAGCACCCTCCACCATTCCGCCACCTCCTTCCCGATGCCCTCGCGCCAGGCGGTGTCCGTCTTGACCTTCAGCTTCGGCAGCAGGGCGCGGAGCGTGGAGGCGGCGTCGCCCACCAGCGGCACCTCCATCGGGTAGCGGATCGAGAGGTTGCGCGGCTGGAGGTCGATCTGCACCCCGCGCGCCTGGCCCTCCTTCGGCAGGAACTCGGAATAGGGGAAAGCGGAGCCGACCATCAGCAGCGTGTCGCAGCCCTGCATCATCTCCCAGCTCGGCTTGGTGCCGAGCAGGCCGATCGAGCCGGTGACGAAGGGCAGCTCGTCCGGCACGGCGGCCTTGCCCAGCAGCGCCTTGGCGATCCCGGCCTGGAGGGCGTCGGCGACCTGCAGCACCTCGTCGGTCGCCT contains:
- a CDS encoding thiamine pyrophosphate-requiring protein; this encodes MATTVGDQVCERLHAWGVRRIYGYPGDGVNGLIGGIQRSEGKIDFIQARHEEMAAFMACAHAKYTGEVGVCLATSGPGAIHLLNGLYDARADHQPVVALVGQQARAALGGHYQQEVDLLNLFKDVAGAFVEQVSVPEQVRHLIDRAFRIAKAERAVTAIIFPNDIQELPAVEVPPREHGTIHSGLGYAAPRVMPSDGDLERAAEVLNAGKKVAMLVGAGALEATDEVLQVADALQAGIAKALLGKAAVPDELPFVTGSIGLLGTKPSWEMMQGCDTLLMVGSAFPYSEFLPKEGQARGVQIDLQPRNLSIRYPMEVPLVGDAASTLRALLPKLKVKTDTAWREGIGKEVAEWWRVLESRAMQPADPINPQRVFHELSKHLPDRCIIAGDSGSHTNWYARDVKLRRGMMASLSGGLASMGSGVPYAIGAKFAHPDRPVLAICGDGAMQMNGLAELLTIAKYRDRWPDQRLVVLVLNNRDLNQVTWEQRVMEGSPKFEASQSLPDFDYARFAESIGLTGIRVDDPEKLGDAWARAFAADRPVVLEARTDPNVPPLPPHVTLKQALGFTKSMAGEPELGSVIANTARQVVGTLLPGRG
- a CDS encoding PPC domain-containing DNA-binding protein, with protein sequence MRSKLLNEANGLRTYAVVFDKGEEVMEGLKRFAESEQVFAAQVTAIGAFQAAELAFYLWEKKDYEKIPVEEDTEVLSLLGDIGIDMQNKPALHLHAVLGRRDGSTVGGHMFKGVVRPTLEVIVQETPAHLRRVPDAASGLALIDLKAS